Proteins encoded within one genomic window of Hermetia illucens chromosome 2, iHerIll2.2.curated.20191125, whole genome shotgun sequence:
- the LOC119648233 gene encoding uncharacterized protein LOC119648233 produces MPPPITKHASYDSILASAAKEVTKGSMVNAVNEAVETNDNCRDISVALDDTWQKRDHTSLNGVVSATSIDTCKIIVVALMSKFCHCSGKLKNKYDADCQANFIGSSGAMAVAGAKQII; encoded by the exons ATGCCTCCCCCCATCACCAAACATGCTTCATACGACAGCATCTTGGCTTCTGCTGCCAAAGAGGTGACCAAGGGATCAATGGTGAATGCAGTAAATGAAGCCGTGGAAACGAACGACAATTGTAGGGACATAAGTGTGGCTCTCGATGACACATGGCAAAAGAGAGACCACACTTCCCTGAATGGTGTTGTTAGTGCGACCTCCATTGATACTTGTAAG ATCATTGTCGTTGCACTAATGTCAAAGTTTTGCCATTGTTCTGGCAAACTGAAAAATAAGTATGATGCCGACTGCCAGGCAAATTTCATTGGCTCCAGTGGGGCGATGGCAGTTGCTGGGGCCAAACAGATAATTTGA